aataaattttttatttttacactttatttttagtattttaaaatttaattaaaatattttaattttaatatgatttaatttctccatattatttaaaaaaatatattattatgactaatcggttcggtttgattttttcgattttttttattaaaaccaaatcaaaccgaaataactgaaatttctgaaattaaaaactgaatcgaatcaaaataaataaaaaaccaaattaaattttcaaattaattcaattcggtcgattttttcaatttaaaccgaCCCTAAACCTAAGTATAGAGGATTTCTTCCTTCCGGAAAGAACTTTTATATGTTCAGGACCATACCGCTATACTGTGATTACCACTGTTGTGAGAGTACTACTACatctttttttttgtgtttgtGTCATACAGTTTTGGTTTGTTTACTTTGGGCCTTTTCTGTTTAGCCTTTCTATATGTGTTTACACTAGATTGCTTGTTTGCATGTCGTTGGCATTCTTCTCTCAGCAATTTCAGCAGTAGGTTGGTTTGGTATGGATCGGAGCTTTAGAATGGTGGTTGGATTGTTTTGGGCTTGGTTTGTGCTATTTGATTTAGTGGTTTTTGGtttgctttctttttatttgggCCTTTGGCAAACTCTTATAAAAGCTCTCTTATTTGTTTTTATCATATGGGCCTTGGAAATGCAATTaagttataatataaaaaaaaatcaaaaattttgtAATCTGTTCATaagatcataaaaataaatacatccaaaattactaaaaaaaccTTTCTAAATTCTTTTATGTATACCTATTTAATTAgtgatttaatataataattttatatttaatataattcttatttcttttatttatatatatgcatgtttattattttcttaataataattattcctccgtttcataatttttattcatatttttttattattcaaaattattattatttttttaaatataataatatataaatttactattataacttattttattttattttatttttaaaatctcttcaaatatcttttaatatttaataaagtttaatatatttaaaatagatataattgaaaaattaataaaaaaatatttttttaatataaaaaaaaataaaataaataaaaattataatacagAAATAGTGATTTTCACttagataatataaaaaaatcctctggattataattgaattattaaataattaaaaatacattttaatcaattttagttACCATATAATTCAGTCAAATTTTACATCAcataatacaaataaaaaaataataatttcagttATATTTTAGGCAAGTAGTTTCAACTGATAAACCTACTTTAAatggacttttttttttaatttctgataAATACTTTAAATGGAAATTGTTGGTTATACAATTCATTTacttcttaaattttattttctaccaataaattataattatatttttattataaattaattaacattattttacataaatGGAATGTaaatctaaatattattttatgaattaaatttattatttaaaaacttataaaaataaattaccattaaatttttttttaaatggaattaaGAGATTAGAATTGAGACgtcttaaatttattcagatatactTTCTATCGGATATTTTTTACAGATTAAGCGAGTACAGTTTTTGTTAAATCTTACgctgtaaaatatataaaataataataatagtataaatattattagttaatattataattttatttaattaccgGTTTCActcaaataatataaaaaaatgttgtgaattataattgaattataaaataattagaaattaaaaatgataatttcagttattttttagGCAGGTAGTTTCAATAATATGCATGCTGATAAAACTACTTTAAAtggactttttttttatttttttgagaaaTACCTTAAAtggaaatatattttaaataccaACATCATTCActtactaaattttaaagtctacctataaattataattatttttactataaatGGAATGTAagtctaaatattattttatgaattaaatttattatttaaaaattttcaaaacagcttcaattttttaaatttcttttaataaatttttcataatccAACTAAAACAGACGTTTAACTATTTTCTTTGAATATTATTatctgaaattttaaattatttttaaaaaaatattttaaatctcaaaatttaaataaatatattttaataattatttataaaatatacaaaaggataattataataaaaatattattattattattaattttaactatttatattttctgattTTATTGACTAGATTAAACCTGCCAGTAACAGTGAGCATTCGATCAgttcgattcaaaatcaaatcgaactgaataaattaaaaattaaaattttagtatttataaaaattaaattgaatcgattttgatgagaaactgaatcaaattgaaccgatttaattcgattcgattcaattaagtttgatcggttttaatttttaataattttttttattttttacattttaattttagtagtttaaaatttaattaaaatattttaattttaatataatatattattatcactaatcgatttgatttaatttttttaattttttttattaaaatcgaaccaaattgaaataattaaaatttttaaaattaaaaattaaattaaattaaaataaataaaaaattaaactaaaattttaaattaatttaattaaattaaaatttttaatttaaatcaaatacagCTCCTTACCACTAAATCGTAAATCGTGAACCAACTGTATAATCTGTTtctagtatttataaaaataaagaaagactcaaaattactaaaaaaaccTTTCTAAATTCTTTTATATGCATATTTAATTTACTCATATAAGTACAAGAATTGCACGTGCGTCcttgttatttttaattagtgattcaatataataattttatatttaatataatcctcatttcttttatttatatattttcacttattatttttttaataattaattttcacttagataatataaaaaaatcctttgatttatatttgaattattaaataaatacaatatGTATGCTGATAAACCTACTTTATatggaattttttattttttgagaaaTACTTTAAATGGAAACTTTTAGTTgtacaattaaattttattatctatctataaattataattattttattataaattaattaacattattttatttttttttatatataaagtcatttatttttttaagtaataattaattttcccttagataatataaaaaagtcctttgaattattaaataattacaaatacattttaataaaaaattaccatATAATTCAGTCAAATTTAAATCACATgatacaaataaaaaatgataatttcAGTTATATTTTAGGCAGGTAGTTTCAACAATATGTATGCTGATAAACTTACTTTAaatggaattttttttaattttttggaaAATACTTTAAATGGAAAGTTTTGGTTATACAATACCAACATCATTCACTTCCTAAATTTTTATTGTCTACccataaattaattaacaatatTTTTACATAAATGGAATGTAAATCTAGatattattttatgaattaaatttataatttaaaaaattgtcaaAATAGCTTCaatgtttttaaattatttttcaataatttttttataatctatCTAAAAAAGGGATTGTAAGgtataaaaaaaacatataattttgttttattctaattttataaaattaatacattttattttattaaataaattaatttttaataatatattaaatttaatcattttattatccttgttatataatatcataattGTAGATTTTGTATCATTATATAagctaatttataattattatattagttatttttagaataatataatatatataaaattattttcataagtTGTCAAGTTAATTagctaatatataaaattacccAAAAAAACTATTCAGAAACACCCATGtgtgtttttatttaatttcaattaattaattcaaatatttaaaatttaaaaatgtaacTTAAAGAAATTAGGAAAGTGAACTCAGTGAAGACAAAGTTTTAGAAAGCATACATATGataacaatttaatttgattttgtaAAATGATAAATTCCTTTTTACCAATTTAAGAATGATTGCTAAAATTgataacattaaaatattttactaaactGGAAAATCACAGGAAAGTTCCTTTCCATTTTTTTTCGTagcattaatttaaatttcttaatgTCCAATCATGACGTATATTAATTTAGAGGATTATACACAAAAGACATTGTTAAGATAATCGTAATAGAagctctaaattttattttaaaacaaagCGAAAGAAACCTAGAAATTTAGTTTACATTGCCAAAATATTGTTGAAATTACTGTACACAAGAAATTTGACAGCATTAAACTCGGAACAATTTTTTTTAGGAGACTATTTTTACACTCTCGGTTTGATTTTTCTTCCAGAATATCAATCTTCTGCCGCATTATTTAATGACTTCTACACAAATTCTTAATGAATGCCTTTAAAAAATGCAAAAACAAATACAAAACTTCCATTTCGGCCTCTAGGAATCTAGACCTTCACTCGCACACAAAACCAATGATCGTTGAAGAACAGCTCATGTTAATTCATTGCAAATGCCTACATTCTTCATATACTATGTTTACAAGTTTTCTAGTTAATCTCTGTCAAACTTTGCTCAAAATATTATTAGCATTTACTTCAAACTTTGTTCAAAATATTATTAGCATCTATAAATTCATTCCTCACTTGGATAGATGTATCATCAATCACAAATCAATTATATCATCAGTGACACAACGAGAAATCTGAAATCTTTCCTCATTTATTCAGCAGCAACCAGCGCACAGGTAGAAGAAAATAGAACACAAACTAAAGAACTAGCCGTTTGCAAAGTCACCGAATTAAACATCAATTCGATAAACATCCCAAGTTATCCAATTACTGGCAACAAGAGAAGAACGTGCTAAAAACAGGGTACTTCAGAGGTCTCCTTGCAGTTGAACCTTGTCGCTTAATGGGGCTTCTTCTCAAAAAGACCATATGGTCCTGCACAACGCGGGGGAAAAgcatatcacataaacatagCCTGCCCAGATTTAACACTCAGAGCAATAAACATCTTTAATGGCAATCCTAATATAACAGTAAAAGATCATCATTATTCGTATCATTTGATTAAAGAGGTTTTCCAACATACTACGGAGCCTGAGAATGCTGCTCTTcacttaatatataaattagttggtgaaaatatcatataaaatgcaaaattatgaaaatagcAGCACCATGTTATTCAAGTAGCAAATAGTGACAGAATAGGTGCAGACTGCagagtgtgcacaactaacaACAAGATGGCAGATTTGCTAAACTTAAGAATAATAACAAGCCTTATCAAATGATAAAAAGCCAGAAACAAAATAAGAATTTTCCGAAAGcattctttatttcttttttggcAGGGTGGGGGGTTGGGGTGGGTTGGCACGGAGGAAGGAGAGAGAACgaaatcaaaaaattaacagTTCATTGATACATACCCCATGGGAACTCCTTGTTGCGAATGTGCAAATATGGGTATGGCTGCATGAAAATAGACAATATTACGCAGACGAGTCAGATTCCTAAGGCAAATCATTCACATCGACATGTGACAGAATTTACAGGAAACAACTAGAAGCTATGCATTGCAATCCACCCAGTCATGCAATTAATGGGTTGTATatgcaaaaagatgaaaaggaaCCTCTAGATTAATAATACACTAAAACCAACAGTTTCGGAGGGATTGCAAAGAAAAATTACAGGAGGCTCCTCATAGTGGGGATGGCCCTTTGATAGATTATAGAAAGCTAAGATAGTGCATGTAGCAATGCCCAAATATGTTATCTTCTCCCACTTTGATGCCTCAGCAGCCTCATCTAGACAGaaagaaaaatcacaaaatCAATCATATAATAACACTACAAGAGAGGGAAGGGGGAACAACTCCCATTCGTatcaaaaaagaattaaatcaaAATCTCAAAACAAAGGCTGAAAGTTGATTTCTACATATAAAATTCCAATTTCCGACTCCTCAAAATGCCCAGTATTTCCCCCTAGCCAAACAGAATATCAACATAGCCAACGATCAGTACTTGTAaagctttaaaatataaagaaatccCCAAGAATTAAAgagaaatgaaataaaataccCATCTAAAACCCTAAAGAGCCCGCAACTCAACGGCGAATCTATCTTAAACAGAAAAGAATTCAATATCATCATATGCTTAAATTGAGATCAGTTTTCTAAGTTCTAACAGGCCAagaatcaaaattaatatatctaaaaaaagagagaaaaatacaAGCATCATTTATGAGCAGTGGAAGAGAAGCGTCTCTTGGGAGGAGCAGAGGCCCAAGAACCGCTGCGAAGAGTATTTCGAAGATGACCAGATCGCAGCATTGCCGATGCCATTTTCAGAGCTCTTTTGCCTTATTTAATGGCAAATGAAACTATCACCGCTAATCACTAATTCATACCGCCCTATGGCCTTCACCCCTAATTTTGGCCCTATGCGTTTTGGGCattaaaaaacttttaaaaaaaattcaaagtaCCATAAAATATATTACCCAAAAgtgagaaaaggggaaaaaattaatgatttgaTGCATTAgcccaaaatatttaaatttaattgatatgcCTTTGAATCAAAATACGTTACTACCCATTTCTCCTATTATCAAAGATGATTAGTTTTTTGCCTTGTTTACAACATTTCATCTCACAAATGCTAATTCATTTAAACAAGCCATCCATTATAGCATTAGAACACATTGAAAGCAAGACGGTCTAGCTTTTCTTTATTAGAATAAAGCATTTATTCAGAAtgaacatttaaaattaaatgttcaATCTACTACATTCTCATATGCGCGGTGAAAAGAGAGAATAACTAGAATTGCTGAAATAAGCAATAAATGCTATCAGCAAAATAGCTAGGTAAAACTCCCCCAACCACCACTCTTGATAGATAAAAAGTACTTAATATCCATGGCTAATGCCATGACTAAAGGCACCAACTCCATTTGGGATAGTAATGTTAGGATCAATGGCTTCAGCAG
This genomic interval from Manihot esculenta cultivar AM560-2 chromosome 12, M.esculenta_v8, whole genome shotgun sequence contains the following:
- the LOC110628163 gene encoding cytochrome c oxidase subunit 6a, mitochondrial yields the protein MASAITRSGLLRNTLRGGSRASAPTKRRFSSSAHNDDAYEAAEASKWEKITYLGIATCTILAFYNLSKGHPHYEEPPPYPYLHIRNKEFPWGPYGLFEKKPH